Proteins found in one uncultured Desulfuromonas sp. genomic segment:
- a CDS encoding AraC family transcriptional regulator codes for MHVTTPISTLKAQSYELPRNILVEHFVVQSESKCSIEVRGDQDRMGFFFCLSGHDCITVEGSGEVVHIRKGVCGVYRESKGLNRLAVYDPATPFSLLSVSMPLDTMESLFQQEGCRPPLFADETGWAEDRPYAFRFMSVQPQINTAVSQIIAPPVDSGLSHVYLEGKALEIASLMLQDVTSGCRGHGFSPTLNSRQSASLYHARELLADQLQDPPSLAELARQCGLNHNLLNCGFKELFGQTPYDYLRTLRLEKARKLLASGECNVTEACLDVGYSNLSHFAKMYRKQFGLSPIKDKKRLFALS; via the coding sequence ATGCACGTCACAACCCCGATTTCAACCTTGAAGGCCCAGAGTTATGAACTACCCCGCAACATTCTGGTGGAGCATTTCGTGGTCCAGAGCGAATCGAAGTGTTCCATAGAGGTTCGGGGCGATCAGGACCGGATGGGATTTTTTTTCTGCCTGTCCGGACATGACTGCATCACGGTGGAGGGCAGCGGGGAAGTCGTGCATATCCGCAAAGGCGTGTGCGGCGTCTACCGTGAGTCCAAAGGGCTCAACCGCCTCGCGGTCTATGATCCCGCGACCCCCTTTTCTCTGCTCTCCGTCTCCATGCCTCTGGACACCATGGAGAGCCTGTTTCAGCAGGAAGGCTGCCGTCCGCCTCTGTTCGCGGACGAAACGGGATGGGCTGAAGACCGGCCCTACGCCTTTCGCTTCATGTCGGTTCAGCCCCAAATCAACACCGCGGTCTCCCAGATCATCGCTCCGCCGGTAGACAGCGGGCTGTCCCATGTTTACCTCGAAGGCAAAGCGCTGGAAATCGCCAGCCTCATGCTCCAGGACGTCACTTCCGGCTGCCGCGGCCATGGATTCTCCCCCACGTTGAATTCCAGACAAAGCGCCAGCCTCTATCACGCCCGTGAGCTGTTGGCCGACCAACTTCAGGACCCGCCTTCGCTGGCGGAGCTGGCCAGGCAGTGCGGGCTCAACCACAACCTCCTTAACTGCGGTTTTAAGGAACTGTTCGGCCAGACTCCTTACGACTACTTGCGCACCCTGCGCCTGGAAAAAGCCCGAAAACTGCTGGCTTCCGGGGAATGCAATGTCACCGAAGCCTGCCTCGACGTGGGTTACTCCAACCTGAGCCACTTTGCCAAAATGTACCGCAAACAGTTCGGACTCAGCCCGATCAAAGACAAAAAACGCCTCTTTGCCCTGTCATAA
- a CDS encoding AraC family transcriptional regulator, with protein MPLTSQPISADPGEKSLIDKYRNYYRERELFVEVPPAHPAPWQHLRMEVPFGKGRGWMERIEISRGLSVGLCDYHVDDYFEDEVADIGVALGFEIMLSGYFELSNPGSDRCTSIRGGELWLRRGGTGHLRYRQRPDSAMRGVGIELPNDMVDAWLDGAPDPLARALENLMRGRGAGCNLSTEACLLAYFDRRRSEIGEDAVRLLATSRDTFFGQLQFESRTLDFLTRLLSMEYCPDKIEPRGRARHQAAIDEAVDILRSEWADPPTIAALARRVGINECYLKAQFRRYTGLSVGEFVRKLRMERALELIESGNHSVLETAFCVGYSNPSHFSAAFKRFYGRLPSFYLTKN; from the coding sequence ATGCCTTTAACTTCCCAACCAATATCCGCTGATCCCGGCGAGAAGTCACTGATCGACAAATATCGCAACTATTATCGTGAAAGAGAGCTGTTTGTCGAAGTGCCTCCAGCTCATCCCGCTCCCTGGCAGCATCTGCGTATGGAGGTGCCGTTCGGCAAAGGTCGGGGTTGGATGGAGAGGATTGAGATCAGCCGCGGTTTGAGCGTCGGCCTGTGTGATTATCATGTCGATGATTACTTTGAAGACGAAGTGGCCGATATCGGTGTGGCGCTCGGTTTTGAGATTATGCTTTCGGGTTATTTTGAACTGTCAAATCCGGGAAGCGATAGGTGCACCTCAATCCGGGGTGGGGAATTATGGCTGCGCCGTGGCGGAACCGGGCATCTGCGCTACCGGCAACGGCCGGACAGCGCCATGCGCGGGGTCGGCATCGAACTGCCGAACGACATGGTCGATGCCTGGCTCGACGGCGCTCCCGACCCTCTGGCCCGGGCCCTGGAGAACTTGATGCGCGGACGAGGAGCGGGTTGCAACCTGTCGACGGAGGCCTGTCTGCTGGCTTATTTTGATCGGAGGCGTTCCGAAATCGGCGAAGACGCCGTGCGTCTGCTGGCGACATCAAGGGATACGTTTTTCGGACAGCTGCAGTTTGAGTCCCGTACCCTGGATTTTTTGACCCGGCTGCTCTCTATGGAGTACTGCCCGGATAAAATCGAACCGCGCGGGCGAGCGCGGCATCAGGCCGCCATTGACGAGGCGGTGGATATTTTGCGCAGCGAATGGGCCGATCCGCCGACCATCGCCGCGCTGGCGCGCCGGGTGGGAATCAACGAGTGCTACCTCAAGGCGCAATTTCGCCGTTACACCGGGTTGTCCGTTGGTGAATTTGTGCGCAAATTACGCATGGAAAGAGCTCTTGAGCTGATCGAATCCGGTAATCACTCCGTTCTTGAAACCGCTTTTTGCGTCGGATATTCCAACCCCAGTCATTTCAGCGCAGCATTCAAGCGTTTTTACGGGCGCTTGCCATCCTTTTATCTCACTAAAAATTGA
- a CDS encoding AraC family transcriptional regulator gives MNSVEAIISLPQRREQENSMVGEPEHRVTIDSARCYSLVTAADQETCCHAIADPVVHFACAQPYVEIVPVQPGMHLHLTKVPANTRLAVAFDIQNAPFTFECWLQGGMDYCYTRGDEICGRDQGMAGRLLIGSAGKEQGFAETIGGDAIDVVQLMIDPALLRLTLEKSLCGCRLHYRDYIYQNGTQHRFASIPIPSAILPLAQSISSCPEKEPFRRLILANKAHELFYTLILELFLGPCARNGATLPPRDIARFYRVKELIEQNLHPPLSHSQIAKEVGINEFKLKTGFKELFGQTVYGYLLEKRMAKAKDLLENGTSSVSEVAWDIGYTNVSHFISVFRKFHGVTPGKFLASVRRRLASPASRAIS, from the coding sequence GTGAACTCGGTGGAAGCCATAATCAGTTTGCCGCAACGCAGAGAACAGGAGAACTCCATGGTTGGTGAACCTGAACATCGTGTCACGATAGATTCCGCGCGCTGCTACAGCCTGGTTACCGCCGCGGATCAAGAGACCTGCTGCCATGCGATTGCCGACCCGGTTGTCCACTTCGCGTGCGCGCAGCCCTATGTCGAAATCGTTCCCGTGCAGCCGGGGATGCATCTTCATCTGACAAAAGTGCCGGCAAACACGCGACTGGCCGTGGCCTTCGACATTCAAAATGCACCGTTTACTTTTGAGTGCTGGCTGCAAGGCGGTATGGACTACTGCTATACGCGGGGGGATGAGATTTGCGGCAGAGACCAGGGGATGGCAGGTCGGCTTCTTATCGGCTCCGCCGGAAAAGAACAGGGATTTGCCGAAACAATCGGCGGCGACGCCATCGATGTGGTGCAGCTGATGATCGATCCGGCCCTACTGCGGCTCACCCTGGAAAAATCCCTGTGTGGCTGTCGTTTGCACTACCGGGATTATATCTATCAGAACGGCACGCAGCACCGCTTTGCCTCCATCCCCATTCCGAGCGCTATTCTGCCTCTGGCGCAAAGCATCTCCTCCTGCCCCGAAAAAGAGCCTTTTCGCCGACTTATTCTGGCCAACAAGGCGCATGAACTGTTTTATACACTTATCCTGGAACTGTTCCTCGGCCCGTGCGCCCGCAACGGCGCCACCCTCCCACCTCGGGATATTGCCCGATTTTACCGGGTAAAAGAGTTGATCGAGCAGAATCTGCACCCCCCGCTTTCCCACAGCCAGATCGCCAAAGAGGTCGGCATCAACGAATTCAAGCTGAAAACCGGGTTCAAGGAGCTCTTCGGCCAGACCGTTTACGGCTATCTGCTGGAAAAACGGATGGCCAAGGCCAAAGATCTGTTGGAAAACGGCACCAGCAGCGTCAGCGAGGTTGCCTGGGACATCGGTTATACCAATGTCAGTCATTTCATCTCCGTGTTCCGAAAGTTCCACGGCGTAACGCCGGGGAAGTTCCTCGCCTCGGTCCGCCGCAGGCTGGCAAGCCCGGCGTCACGCGCGATATCCTGA
- a CDS encoding TonB-dependent receptor: protein MKKLLCLFLVLTFAFTGYAEETTTLEDLTVTANKVEEDPQDLPVTLSVFSDVDINDKSIKQTEDIFQRVPNLHLTKMGPTGVSQNIASIRGITSFMTGGTVFGFYVDDVFQPSFDVNLLDVERIEVLRGPQGTLYGRNAEAGVINIITRKPENRWSADAGVSYGSYDTEEIFVAGNGALVPDKLFLRVSGQYRTSDGFYENTATSDDDVDEGTSLDTKLALTYKATPNLTADLKLNYQKYDANYAEFSAFDKVQDGDFEVEVDNEGNVERDFWSSALKLSYELASVRLTSITSALKNDSRADNDVDFTSAAIMDLLTGEQSTIYGQELRLNSTDETSALQWTSGIYLYRENTKRDIDFNIHPYAVLSRQDGETDKTGAALFGQADYRLGRFVLTAGLRYENEHQDFDYQWSGGDLIGYTSTTGSTDEDFDALMPKAAVSYAISDTVQTYVSVSRGFKSGGFNLSSEPGKSYDSEYTWNYELGLKSKLAHNRVRLNAALFYIDWTDLQVEQPSYPDYIVDNAAEATSKGFELDVDYLPAQWLKLYGSYGYVRAEFDKYTLDGVDYSDKRVPNAPTHTYALGATLRLLDNWFCNAEINGTGKIYYAADNDKEQTSYEIVNVKAGYETERFDIYVWAKNLFDEAYATRAFEMSGQWYARSGAPLTVGIDVNLRF from the coding sequence ATGAAAAAACTGCTGTGCCTGTTTTTAGTGCTGACTTTTGCGTTCACCGGCTATGCCGAGGAAACCACGACCCTGGAAGATCTGACGGTGACCGCAAACAAGGTAGAGGAAGATCCGCAGGATCTGCCCGTCACCCTATCGGTTTTTTCCGATGTGGATATCAACGACAAATCAATCAAGCAAACCGAGGATATCTTCCAGCGCGTACCCAACCTGCATCTGACCAAAATGGGACCCACGGGGGTTTCGCAAAATATCGCTTCCATCCGCGGCATCACCTCTTTCATGACCGGCGGCACGGTTTTCGGTTTTTATGTTGATGATGTTTTCCAGCCGAGTTTCGACGTCAATCTGCTCGACGTGGAGCGAATCGAGGTGCTCCGAGGGCCGCAGGGCACCCTGTACGGTAGAAACGCCGAGGCCGGTGTTATCAACATCATCACCCGTAAGCCGGAAAATCGCTGGAGTGCCGACGCCGGAGTCTCTTACGGCAGTTACGACACCGAGGAGATCTTTGTCGCCGGAAACGGCGCTCTGGTTCCGGACAAGCTGTTTCTCAGGGTCTCCGGTCAATACCGGACCTCGGACGGTTTTTACGAGAATACGGCCACGAGTGACGACGATGTGGATGAGGGCACAAGCCTGGACACCAAGCTGGCGCTCACCTACAAAGCGACGCCGAACCTGACTGCGGATTTGAAGCTGAACTACCAGAAATACGATGCCAACTATGCGGAATTTTCCGCCTTCGACAAAGTACAGGATGGCGATTTCGAGGTTGAGGTCGATAATGAAGGCAACGTGGAACGGGATTTTTGGAGCTCCGCCCTCAAGCTCAGCTACGAACTGGCGTCCGTCAGACTCACGTCGATAACGTCAGCGTTAAAAAACGACTCACGGGCGGACAATGACGTCGACTTTACGTCGGCGGCGATCATGGACCTTCTGACCGGCGAGCAATCGACCATTTACGGCCAGGAGCTGCGGCTCAACTCCACGGATGAGACCTCAGCGCTGCAATGGACTTCCGGCATCTATCTCTACCGGGAAAACACCAAACGCGACATTGACTTCAACATCCATCCTTATGCCGTTTTATCGCGCCAGGATGGAGAAACGGACAAAACGGGCGCCGCCCTCTTCGGCCAGGCCGACTACCGCCTGGGCCGGTTTGTGTTGACCGCCGGCCTGCGCTATGAAAACGAACACCAGGACTTCGATTATCAATGGTCGGGCGGGGATCTTATCGGCTACACGTCAACAACCGGTTCCACGGATGAAGATTTCGACGCCCTGATGCCGAAAGCGGCCGTCAGCTACGCCATCAGCGACACGGTCCAGACCTATGTCAGCGTCTCGCGCGGTTTTAAAAGCGGCGGCTTCAATCTCAGCTCGGAACCGGGGAAATCCTACGATTCGGAATATACCTGGAACTACGAGCTGGGCTTAAAAAGCAAACTGGCGCACAACAGGGTGCGCCTGAACGCGGCGCTCTTCTACATTGACTGGACCGACCTGCAGGTGGAGCAGCCTTCCTATCCCGATTATATCGTCGACAATGCCGCCGAGGCCACCAGCAAAGGGTTTGAACTGGATGTCGACTATCTGCCCGCGCAATGGCTGAAACTCTACGGCAGCTACGGCTACGTCCGTGCAGAATTCGACAAATACACCCTTGACGGTGTCGACTACTCCGACAAGCGCGTCCCCAATGCGCCGACCCACACCTATGCCCTGGGTGCGACCCTGCGTTTGTTGGACAATTGGTTCTGCAACGCAGAAATCAACGGCACGGGTAAAATTTACTACGCTGCCGACAACGACAAAGAGCAGACCTCTTATGAAATCGTCAACGTCAAGGCGGGTTATGAAACGGAACGCTTCGATATTTATGTATGGGCGAAGAACCTGTTCGACGAAGCCTACGCCACCCGCGCTTTTGAGATGAGTGGCCAGTGGTATGCCCGCAGCGGCGCTCCTCTGACCGTGGGCATTGATGTCAATCTGCGCTTTTAA
- a CDS encoding class I SAM-dependent methyltransferase — MNLLHGAEYWAVSAALRLGPQDGLLEIGCGSGYFLRKYGATTAAIAGLDHSPDMVDLAIRRNRKRVAADECDIRHGDAAALPWENNSFTAVAAIATFLFWPEPLQALQEIHRVLRPGGRVAIGLGWNADDGLDHAAHVKKYAIRLYSGRRMEQLLTEAGFENISIHYFKGFMEPKGMVAAAAKPGVAP, encoded by the coding sequence ATGAACCTGTTGCACGGGGCGGAATACTGGGCCGTTTCTGCTGCTCTGCGGCTCGGGCCGCAGGACGGACTGCTTGAGATCGGCTGCGGCAGCGGTTATTTCCTGCGCAAATACGGCGCGACGACCGCTGCCATTGCCGGACTGGACCATTCGCCGGACATGGTTGATCTGGCGATTCGGCGCAACCGTAAGCGCGTTGCAGCCGATGAATGCGACATCCGTCACGGAGATGCCGCGGCTCTGCCCTGGGAAAACAACAGTTTCACGGCGGTCGCGGCCATTGCCACGTTCCTGTTCTGGCCCGAACCATTGCAGGCGTTGCAAGAGATCCACCGAGTCCTGCGTCCGGGAGGGCGGGTGGCCATCGGTCTGGGCTGGAACGCCGACGACGGGTTGGATCATGCGGCCCACGTGAAAAAGTACGCTATCCGCCTCTATTCGGGCCGCCGGATGGAGCAGCTCTTGACCGAAGCCGGCTTTGAAAACATCTCAATCCACTATTTTAAAGGCTTCATGGAGCCCAAAGGCATGGTCGCTGCGGCAGCGAAACCCGGCGTGGCGCCGTGA
- a CDS encoding TonB-dependent receptor has product MYRITLARMVVAVAMAVHFGFFTPAIVAAEETESTQLETMTVYAQKREENVQETPLSVGVLNDLRLEEERVSQLYDLNRLIPNLYMGSAGGSGTFTYVGIRGRINGDADVDPTVTVLVDGVPYDDFYSMGNNLLYDVERVEVLRGPQSTMYGLNSIAGVINIVTKKPGETTRGKVYVEGSAGPDWDGSWQAGGSVSGPLVHNTLYAGLSFLHKKQGGYIENKLTKDRYNDDRTTGVKGDLLWTPSDPWEVSLGVAYSKYDGDYSETYLPTNRAAAAAVGTDFEEWQADTGWEGDCDVETWAPNMKVSYDGGDFKIISVSAYRKATQEFDFDPYLSPVTGYLGYIDHRAETFTQELRVQSDDDEASNLQWLGGYSFNDFERKEKLGWALTATPSQMNFFKDSTLEGMSNAFFGQATYRFFDKALGLTAGGRQEWTEREAQSHLGLFADDTVSDSQFLPKLTLDYRVSPKVMIYAGITQGWRSGGMNMLASNTSQSKYKKETSWSYEIGLKTELFNNRLTFNSSAFYATYDDFQDLVYVNAGTAYLTNAPEVRMTGFETEITARLTQDLLLTGSLGYVHAEYVDFPDAAHGDFNGNRVMFVPDFNAHLALNYNFLGNFYVRPEVQGIGTLYWDRANSKKQSPYALFNLKAGYTGDSYEIYLFAENLTNKYAFSQATDYVGNGNYYGTPITPLRVGIGASITF; this is encoded by the coding sequence ATGTACCGCATCACACTGGCCAGAATGGTTGTGGCTGTTGCCATGGCCGTGCATTTTGGATTTTTCACCCCGGCGATCGTCGCGGCCGAGGAGACAGAGAGTACCCAACTCGAAACGATGACCGTTTATGCCCAAAAACGGGAGGAAAACGTGCAGGAAACCCCTCTCTCGGTCGGTGTTTTAAATGATCTTCGACTGGAAGAAGAGCGGGTCAGTCAACTGTACGACCTCAATCGTCTTATCCCCAACCTGTATATGGGAAGCGCAGGCGGCAGCGGGACCTTCACCTATGTCGGTATTCGCGGTCGCATCAACGGCGATGCCGACGTCGATCCGACCGTCACCGTGCTGGTAGACGGTGTTCCTTATGATGACTTTTACTCCATGGGCAACAATCTGCTCTACGACGTGGAACGGGTCGAGGTGCTGCGCGGTCCCCAATCCACCATGTACGGCCTGAACAGCATCGCCGGCGTCATCAACATTGTGACCAAAAAACCCGGTGAAACCACGCGGGGCAAAGTCTACGTCGAAGGTTCAGCCGGTCCGGACTGGGATGGTTCCTGGCAGGCGGGAGGCAGTGTGAGCGGACCTCTTGTCCACAATACGCTCTACGCCGGGCTTTCGTTCCTGCACAAAAAACAGGGCGGCTATATTGAAAACAAACTGACGAAAGATCGTTATAATGATGACCGCACCACGGGCGTGAAAGGTGACCTCCTCTGGACCCCTAGCGACCCATGGGAGGTCTCCCTGGGGGTGGCGTACAGCAAATACGACGGTGACTACAGCGAAACTTACCTGCCGACTAACCGGGCCGCAGCCGCGGCCGTGGGTACGGATTTCGAGGAGTGGCAGGCGGATACGGGCTGGGAAGGGGACTGCGATGTGGAGACCTGGGCGCCCAACATGAAAGTGAGTTACGATGGCGGTGATTTCAAAATCATCTCAGTTTCCGCGTATAGAAAAGCCACGCAGGAGTTCGATTTTGACCCCTATCTGTCGCCCGTGACCGGCTATCTCGGCTACATCGACCACAGAGCCGAAACCTTCACCCAAGAGCTGCGCGTACAATCCGACGATGACGAGGCCTCCAACCTGCAATGGCTGGGCGGTTACTCCTTCAACGATTTTGAACGCAAGGAAAAACTGGGCTGGGCGCTTACCGCCACACCGTCGCAGATGAACTTTTTTAAAGACTCGACGCTCGAAGGAATGAGCAACGCCTTTTTCGGTCAGGCGACATACCGATTTTTCGACAAGGCTCTGGGCCTGACCGCCGGGGGCCGCCAGGAGTGGACGGAGAGGGAAGCCCAAAGCCATCTCGGCCTGTTTGCCGACGACACGGTATCCGATTCGCAATTTCTTCCCAAACTGACACTTGATTACCGTGTTTCGCCCAAGGTCATGATCTATGCCGGCATCACCCAGGGCTGGCGCAGCGGCGGCATGAACATGCTGGCTTCGAATACCTCCCAGTCGAAATACAAGAAAGAAACGAGCTGGTCCTATGAAATCGGTCTAAAAACAGAATTGTTCAATAATCGGCTGACGTTCAACAGCTCGGCTTTTTATGCGACCTATGACGATTTTCAGGACCTGGTCTACGTCAACGCCGGCACCGCCTATTTGACCAACGCTCCCGAGGTGCGCATGACCGGCTTTGAAACCGAGATCACGGCCCGGTTGACGCAGGACCTGCTGCTGACGGGGTCGCTGGGCTATGTCCACGCCGAATACGTGGATTTCCCGGATGCGGCCCACGGTGACTTCAACGGCAACAGAGTCATGTTCGTGCCCGATTTCAATGCACATCTCGCCTTGAACTACAACTTCCTCGGGAATTTTTATGTCCGGCCGGAGGTTCAGGGGATCGGCACCCTCTATTGGGACAGGGCCAACAGCAAAAAGCAAAGCCCTTACGCCCTGTTCAATCTCAAGGCGGGCTATACCGGCGACAGCTACGAAATCTATCTGTTCGCTGAAAACCTGACCAACAAATATGCCTTTTCCCAGGCCACTGATTATGTTGGCAACGGCAACTACTACGGCACGCCCATCACGCCTCTGCGTGTCGGCATCGGCGCGAGCATCACGTTTTAA
- a CDS encoding TonB-dependent receptor, producing the protein MDRKSLEKLREKKRAAAVLFGVLLSFSLFSSPLWADEGTEGTDPYGTTQELECITVTANKIEEDVTDVPQSITVIDEELLEEKGIRNVSDLIREIPNMSSGSSPIAKNVSFRGLNSSSFTYNNPVVIYVDGVAHIGVEGFDASLVNVERVEVLRGPQGTMYGKDAIGAVINIVTQKTDNAWHGKGLIEYGDENFVRGAFNVGGAVRQNRLYLDLNGQYTQDDGWIENENPDREDEFNRENDRRFNLKLTATPTDRFTAHLSLTNEYSREYGVDGLGVPSAMDIDDFSRDDAEHVDFDVLTKQTTENNAQSLALTYDFDSCTLDSVTTHKVLKFDATYDSDFGDNALYDGLTQFWDYEDENWTQELRLSSAADYGFRWVAGLYCEDQDIDQPRLGQQFPLYDSTGSTYLGDFEMNSESRSDAETLAAFGQITIPLAETVELTLGGRYQRIEKEIDLSMYYLPVGASGPSMFDFNAEKGWNAFLPKAALSWRLSDNWSTYVSYSEGYMPGGFNYFAMAGNKEDNSFDPQRSFNYEWGIKGVFERGSIAMSVFYMDIEDIHVYKVVDMGTMYVTDNAEKAHSQGVELEATYRLFNGLELSVAAGLIDAEYDDYDTGIGNFDGQNIAWTPSHTLRAGAAYTHPSGFYARVDVLNLGKQYFYDNENMEFPSQDDYTLVDGKIGYRINDWDLYVYGRNLTDEEYITGFSSMRVLAYGDPRTYGAGLRYTF; encoded by the coding sequence TTGGATCGAAAAAGTTTGGAAAAACTTCGCGAAAAAAAAAGAGCGGCTGCGGTGCTATTCGGAGTGTTGCTGAGTTTCAGCCTGTTCAGTAGTCCTTTGTGGGCCGACGAAGGTACGGAAGGGACCGATCCTTACGGCACGACGCAGGAGCTGGAATGCATTACGGTCACGGCCAACAAAATCGAGGAGGATGTCACCGACGTACCGCAGAGCATTACCGTGATTGATGAAGAACTCCTCGAGGAAAAAGGGATACGCAATGTGTCCGACCTCATCCGGGAGATACCCAACATGAGCTCCGGTTCCAGCCCCATTGCCAAAAATGTCAGTTTTCGGGGGCTGAATTCCTCATCTTTCACCTACAACAATCCGGTCGTGATCTATGTCGACGGCGTCGCTCACATCGGTGTCGAAGGTTTCGACGCCTCCTTGGTCAACGTCGAGCGCGTCGAGGTGCTGCGCGGTCCGCAGGGAACGATGTACGGTAAGGACGCCATCGGCGCGGTAATCAACATCGTGACCCAAAAAACCGATAACGCCTGGCACGGCAAGGGATTGATTGAATACGGCGATGAGAATTTCGTGCGCGGTGCCTTCAACGTGGGCGGCGCAGTGCGGCAAAATCGCCTCTATCTCGACCTGAATGGTCAATACACGCAGGATGACGGCTGGATTGAGAACGAAAATCCGGACCGAGAGGATGAATTCAACAGGGAAAACGATCGCAGGTTCAACCTCAAGCTGACCGCGACACCCACGGATCGCTTCACGGCACACCTCTCGCTGACCAATGAATACAGCAGGGAATACGGTGTTGACGGCCTTGGTGTGCCCAGCGCAATGGATATCGACGATTTCTCCAGGGATGATGCCGAACATGTTGATTTTGATGTGCTGACCAAACAGACTACGGAAAATAATGCTCAGAGCCTGGCCCTGACCTATGATTTCGATTCATGTACCCTCGATTCCGTAACCACGCACAAAGTTTTGAAATTTGACGCCACCTATGATTCCGATTTTGGCGATAACGCTCTCTATGACGGCCTGACCCAGTTCTGGGATTATGAGGATGAAAACTGGACGCAGGAGCTGCGTTTGTCCAGCGCCGCCGACTATGGTTTTCGCTGGGTGGCCGGTCTGTATTGCGAAGATCAGGATATTGATCAGCCGCGTCTCGGCCAGCAGTTTCCCCTCTATGATTCGACCGGTTCCACGTATCTGGGCGATTTTGAAATGAATTCCGAGTCTCGTTCGGACGCTGAAACATTGGCCGCTTTCGGGCAGATTACCATCCCGCTGGCCGAAACCGTCGAGTTGACGCTGGGCGGTCGCTATCAGCGGATCGAAAAGGAGATCGATCTCTCCATGTACTATCTGCCCGTGGGTGCGTCCGGCCCGTCCATGTTTGACTTTAACGCCGAAAAAGGCTGGAACGCCTTCCTGCCGAAGGCGGCATTGTCCTGGCGGTTGTCCGATAACTGGAGCACCTATGTGTCCTACTCTGAAGGTTATATGCCCGGCGGGTTTAACTATTTTGCCATGGCAGGCAACAAGGAGGACAATAGTTTTGATCCGCAGCGCTCCTTCAATTATGAATGGGGCATCAAGGGCGTGTTTGAACGCGGATCTATTGCGATGAGTGTCTTCTATATGGATATCGAGGATATTCACGTCTATAAAGTCGTCGACATGGGCACCATGTATGTCACGGACAACGCCGAAAAAGCACATTCCCAAGGGGTGGAGCTTGAGGCGACTTACCGGCTTTTCAACGGTCTGGAATTGAGTGTCGCGGCGGGCCTTATTGACGCCGAATATGATGATTACGATACCGGCATCGGCAACTTTGACGGGCAAAACATCGCCTGGACGCCGTCCCACACTCTGCGTGCCGGAGCCGCCTATACGCATCCCAGCGGCTTCTACGCCCGTGTTGATGTCCTGAATCTGGGCAAACAATACTTTTACGACAATGAAAATATGGAATTCCCCAGTCAAGATGATTACACCTTGGTCGACGGCAAAATCGGCTACCGGATCAACGACTGGGATCTCTACGTTTACGGTCGCAATCTGACCGACGAAGAGTATATTACCGGTTTTTCCAGTATGCGCGTGCTTGCCTACGGCGACCCGCGCACCTATGGCGCCGGTCTCCGTTACACCTTCTGA
- a CDS encoding AraC family transcriptional regulator, whose protein sequence is METIHFAPPQLTETADRFRIDLPQACGRGGCNLDVSVFRSGLKLIVMKTEASQPLRIEGRAPESVAGFGFCLHGEFATRFGSSTRTSPVRAGDSGFFTLPVCADFTEDVTSGHMLRIYLMLGADSLTAFAQGDEDYFSPLLTALGKKQPSCIVHPTTALMNAILHQIQACPYQGKTGALYLESKAIELLSHKLEQLYPSAMRHDKGSCALKAADRERVVHVAEMLVADLENPPDMALLARSAGLSRSKLHRCFRQTYGVSPFEYLRNHRLQTAMLLLQEGEINVTQAALSVGYTNLSYFAKAFKAMFGVAPGELLHRSA, encoded by the coding sequence ATGGAAACGATTCACTTCGCCCCTCCGCAATTGACGGAAACAGCCGACAGATTCAGGATTGATCTGCCTCAAGCTTGTGGCCGGGGAGGATGTAATCTGGACGTCAGTGTGTTCCGTTCCGGGCTGAAGCTAATTGTGATGAAAACGGAGGCCTCACAGCCGCTACGCATTGAAGGCCGGGCTCCTGAGTCCGTTGCGGGTTTCGGCTTTTGCCTCCACGGAGAGTTTGCGACCCGCTTCGGTTCCTCAACAAGGACGTCTCCCGTCCGAGCGGGCGACAGTGGCTTTTTCACCTTGCCCGTTTGCGCGGATTTTACCGAAGACGTCACATCCGGGCACATGCTCAGGATCTATCTGATGTTGGGGGCCGATTCATTGACGGCTTTCGCGCAGGGTGATGAGGATTATTTTTCGCCACTGCTCACAGCCCTGGGAAAAAAGCAACCCAGCTGCATCGTCCACCCCACAACCGCGCTGATGAACGCCATTTTGCACCAGATTCAGGCCTGTCCCTATCAGGGGAAGACCGGCGCTCTTTATTTGGAAAGCAAGGCCATTGAGCTGCTCTCTCACAAGTTGGAACAATTGTACCCATCCGCAATGCGCCATGACAAGGGGTCATGCGCGCTGAAGGCCGCGGACCGGGAACGTGTGGTTCACGTTGCCGAAATGCTGGTCGCGGATCTGGAGAATCCTCCCGACATGGCACTGTTGGCGCGCTCCGCCGGATTAAGCCGCAGTAAACTGCATCGCTGCTTTCGACAAACCTACGGCGTTTCCCCTTTTGAGTACCTGCGCAACCATCGCCTGCAAACAGCCATGCTGCTTCTGCAGGAAGGCGAAATCAATGTTACGCAAGCGGCGTTAAGCGTTGGTTACACCAATCTGAGCTATTTCGCCAAAGCGTTTAAAGCCATGTTCGGAGTGGCTCCGGGAGAACTCCTCCACCGTTCAGCGTAA